From the genome of Miscanthus floridulus cultivar M001 chromosome 10, ASM1932011v1, whole genome shotgun sequence, one region includes:
- the LOC136484745 gene encoding uncharacterized protein isoform X1: protein MADASGNPAGMLLSLDIYLTISENTKTSSIETIGSSVQTTLVSLVRITLILHWFSVAADGYYSGRPLGLEYDPQQAQAVPAPPLEAAEPQPRQDVGDQVTNHTHVHGVPGYYKGRLRNTNTAVAPLSATAAVAPPPPAPAVEPERKLSWIDKCIMCFTGGRSTR, encoded by the exons atggccgacgcctcgGGCAATCCTGCCGGTATGCTGCTCAGCCTTGACATCTACCTTACCATTtctgaaaacacaaaaacaagctCGATCGAAACGATAGGCAGTAGCGTGCAGACTACTCTCGTTTCCCTTGTGCGAATCACTTTGATTCTTCACTGGTTTTCTGTGGCTGCAGATGGCTACTACAGTGGCCGTCCCCTGGGCCTGGAGTACGATCCGCAACAAGCGCAGGCAGTGCCGGCACCGCCGCTGGAAGCAGCAGAGCCGCAGCCACGGCAGGATGTTGGCGACCAGGTCACCAACCACACTCATGTCCATGGCGTTCCTG GATACTATAAAGGCCGCCTTAGAAACACGAACACTGCTGTAGCTCCTCTTTCAGCAACAGCTGCtgttgctcctcctcctcctgctcctgctgtTGAACCTGAAAGGAAGCTGAGCTGGATTGACAAATG CATCATGTGCTTCACCGGCGGCAGAAGCACGAGGTAG
- the LOC136484745 gene encoding uncharacterized protein isoform X2, translating to MADASGNPADGYYSGRPLGLEYDPQQAQAVPAPPLEAAEPQPRQDVGDQVTNHTHVHGVPGYYKGRLRNTNTAVAPLSATAAVAPPPPAPAVEPERKLSWIDKCIMCFTGGRSTR from the exons atggccgacgcctcgGGCAATCCTGCCG ATGGCTACTACAGTGGCCGTCCCCTGGGCCTGGAGTACGATCCGCAACAAGCGCAGGCAGTGCCGGCACCGCCGCTGGAAGCAGCAGAGCCGCAGCCACGGCAGGATGTTGGCGACCAGGTCACCAACCACACTCATGTCCATGGCGTTCCTG GATACTATAAAGGCCGCCTTAGAAACACGAACACTGCTGTAGCTCCTCTTTCAGCAACAGCTGCtgttgctcctcctcctcctgctcctgctgtTGAACCTGAAAGGAAGCTGAGCTGGATTGACAAATG CATCATGTGCTTCACCGGCGGCAGAAGCACGAGGTAG
- the LOC136484746 gene encoding uncharacterized protein isoform X2, which produces MLPTWVPKNLLNMASNLEIGYPLGLGGACSAGSPDGIYHGANQTFPDWPPHNFAWLDELLPPQTLDFDYLRLGLGLMPGQQNVWEAPAPKQTDPEKQKRGNVHSDLVSEISHPAHPEHKLKLMRDASAPFLCDGCKEPGYGPRYTCDRGGGGQSLDLHTRCALAGDPLFDLHSLVLPLFGYGKQFEFRVLQEAPSPPVQEEGRRVCDACGEATRGFVYHCSDQDVHLHPCCASLPDRFLQDGRAFDLHRRASRPCALCPDNKGQRRWFWAYRCYVDGDEVVELHVACLKEMARRSWEACYLNRDVGDGALNVDSMLENMFSSTFGDIAGTLGSFITALVFGSLVVKM; this is translated from the coding sequence GGCCAGCAATCTAGAGATTGGCTATCCACTGGGACTGGGAGGTGCCTGCTCGGCTGGATCGCCGGATGGCATCTACCACGGTGCGAATCAAACATTCCCTGATTGGCCTCCACACAATTTTGCTTGGCTGGATGAGCTACTACCACCCCAGACATTAGATTTCGACTATCTGCGATTAGGATTAGGATTGATGCCTGGACAGCAAAATGTTTGGGAGGCTCCCGCTCCCAAGCAAACAGACCCTGAGAAACAGAAACGTGGTAATGTGCACAGTGATCTTGTGTCCGAGATCTCGCATCCGGCCCACCCGGAGCACAAGCTGAAGCTGATGAGGGACGCCAGCGCGCCGTTCCTGTGCGACGGCTGCAAGGAGCCCGGTTACGGGCCCAGGTACACGTGCGATCGCGGCGGCGGGGGCCAATCCTTGGACCTCCACACGCGTTGTGCCCTCGCAGGGGATCCCCTGTTCGATCTCCACAGTCTGGTGCTTCCACTGTTCGGCTACGGCAAGCAGTTCGAGTTCCGCGTCCTCCAGGAGGCCCCGTCGCCCCCTGTCCAGGAGGAGGGCAGGAGGGTCTGCGACGCTTGTGGCGAGGCCACGAGGGGTTTCGTCTACCACTGCTCCGATCAAGACGTCCACCTCCACCCGTGCTGCGCGTCCCTGCCGGACCGCTTTCTCCAGGACGGACGCGCCTTTGACCTCCACCGGAGGGCGTCGCGGCCGTGTGCCTTGTGCCCAGATAATAAGGGCCAACGCCGTTGGTTTTGGGCGTACCGCTGCTACGTGGACGGCGATGAGGTTGTAGAACTGCACGTGGCGTGCCTCAAGGAAATGGCTCGCCGCAGCTGGGAGGCCTGCTACCTTAACCGGGACGTGGGTGATGGCGCCCTGAATGTCGACAGCATGCTTGAGAACATGTTTAGCAGCACCTTTGGCGACATTGCAGGGACCCTTGGTAGCTTTATCACGGCGCTGGTTTTTGGCAGCTTGGTTGTCAAGATGTAG